A stretch of DNA from Pseudomonadota bacterium:
AGCAGGGGCGGTCTGCGTGGGGTGAACGCGATGTTAACTCCCCGGCTGCTTTTCGCCGGAGGGGGCAGCGGGGGCAGCGCCGCCGCTCGGCTGCGAGGCGGGAGAGGCAGCGTCGCGCATCCACTCGGGAAGCGTGGGTGACGCCTCGAGCACGGGCTGGAGCAGCGCCTCTGCCCTTGTGGGGTGCTGCGGCTGGCGCAGGCACAGGTTCCAGAGCACGAACGCGTCTTGCAGCACGGCCTTCACGTCGATGGCCACGGCCTTCGGAGCCACACCGTAGGCGATGAGCGCCTTCTGGCCCGCGGCCAGCACGGTGGCTGCCCCATCGGTCGAGGCGATCTTCAGCTGCCCTTGCCACACGTGCACGTCGGCCTGGCCGTTGCGCACGGTGGCGGCGAAGACGCCGTCGGAGGGCGAGACGGTGACCCCCGCGGCACGCAGCGCGCATCGCGCGTTGCGGGTCTCCTCGACCCAGGCTGAACCGGTCACCAGCGCCACCTCGACCTCGGCCGTGCCGCTGCCGTTCTTGCCGGCCACCGCCTTCACCTCGAGGCGGGTTCCCGGGCTCAGGCGCACCGAGCCGCCGGTTCCGACGGTGAGCACGGCGTGCGCGGAATCGGTGGTGGTCACCACGTCGCCTGGAAGGAGACCCATGGCGCGGGTGATGTGTCTCGTGGTTCCGGCGCGCTCGACCTGCACGTCGCCGTCGCTGTAGGCGAGGGCTGCAGGAGCGCTGGCGGGGTTCTCACCGCCCGATGGGCGCAGCACGATGCTGAGCCCGATGACCGCGCAGAGCACGGCGGCGAGGAGGGTCAGCATCCCCGTGTAGCTCCGTCGGACGGGAGTCTTCGACGCGGATGGCGGGGAGTAGATGGTCTTGGGGAGGGCGCGCGATTCGCCCGCCGACGAGGCGGCGCTGGCGGGCGCCGATGAAGAAGCGGGAGGGGTCGACACGAGGGTGAGGTGTGGCGGCTGCGCCGCGCCCGATGCCGTGCCGCTGTCGGCCTCCGCCAGGCGCGCATCGAGGCGCGCCATGAACCCCTCGGGGAGCGGCATCGGAGCGATCTGGTCGAAGAGGGCTTCCGCGCGGCGCGTCACCTCGAGCTCGTGGGCGCAGTCGGCGCAGTCTCGCAGGTGCGCCTCGACCGTGCTACGCGCGTCCGCGCCGAGCGCGTCTTCGAGGTAGTCGAATAGCATGTCGTTCACGTGCCCCTGGCTCATGGCGCTCGGTGCCCTCCTGCGTGCTCGAGGTACGGCCGCAGCCGCTCCTTGAGCTCCTTCTTGGCGCGGTGCAGGCGCGTGCGCACCGCTTCCTCGGTGCACTCGAGCGTGCGCGCGATCTCGTCAAACCCCAGCCCTTCGATCTCACGCAGGGTGAACACGATCCGGTTTCCGTCCGACAGGGTCGAGATGGCTTCCTCGATGACCTCACCCATCTCTTGCTGCGCCGACCGCCGTTCTGGCGTCTCCCTGGCGTCGACCACCTCGCGCCGCATCTCGCCGTCTCCCCTGGAGACGGGTTCGTCGAGCGACTCGAAGCGAATCTTTCCCTTGACTCGCCGCAGCCAGTTCAACGCCTTGTTGACCGCGATGCGATGCAACCAGGTGTAGACGCTGCTCTCCCCGCGGAACCGGTCGATGGCGCGATAGGCCTGCAGCAGCGCGTCCTGCAAGAGATCTTCCGCTGCAGCCCGATCTTGCGTCATGCGCACGAGGACACTGTACACGCGGGGCGCGTAGGGCTCCACGAGTGTGCTGAACGCATCCCGATCCCCAGAGCGCACCCGCTCGAGGAGCTTCAGGTCGCGGTCATCCACGGTGTTCCTCCTGCACGTGTTCTGACCCGCGAAACCTTTGCGTGTGACATCGGGTCGAAGAAATATTCATCGGGGGGAAGCCGGGGCTGTCGGGCGTTCCCCTCGCCCCCCCCGCTTCTGGCTCGCGGCACGCAACCGTCATCATGCTAGGCCCAGCGGGTGCTGCGCACCTCATAGACCTTGATGGCCTGGTTGCGCCCTCTGACCTGCTGGGGACCGTGCGAGATGAACTCGATGCCGCGTGACGCGCGCCGATACACCTCGAAGTACAGATCTTCGCTGATCAAGATGCGAGAGGTCAGCCTCGGGTTCAGCCCCATGACCCGAGAGGTGAGGTTCACCGTGTCGCCCACGGCGGCGAACTCCATGCGATCGCGCGCGCCCACCGCGCCGTACACCACGGGGCCGGTGTGGAGGCCGATCTTCACGTCGTAG
This window harbors:
- a CDS encoding sigma-70 family RNA polymerase sigma factor; translation: MFLRPDVTRKGFAGQNTCRRNTVDDRDLKLLERVRSGDRDAFSTLVEPYAPRVYSVLVRMTQDRAAAEDLLQDALLQAYRAIDRFRGESSVYTWLHRIAVNKALNWLRRVKGKIRFESLDEPVSRGDGEMRREVVDARETPERRSAQQEMGEVIEEAISTLSDGNRIVFTLREIEGLGFDEIARTLECTEEAVRTRLHRAKKELKERLRPYLEHAGGHRAP